A single window of Lysobacter oculi DNA harbors:
- a CDS encoding tetratricopeptide repeat protein, which yields MTLFLFAAALLLVLVLYAVLRPLLGRSPRVAAAVAAIVVAGSTALYLQYGTPDALDPTMVRAPETLAEARAQLERKLANSPEDAEGWRLLGRAYTAEEKPADAARAYAEAAKRAPRDADILTEAAEARALANAGHHFDEAAVAQLKQALAVDPKHQRARWFLGISQRQAGQPAQAAETWAPLLATVDPKTVEVLLTQVNEARAEAGLAPITAPKHEAAAGALSVRVSLSPMLLERLQASPQARVFVIARAAGGPPVPVAVQKHPVDALPLDITLSDADSLMPTAKLSALKEAEISARLSLSGSADREPGDLDSATVKVSLPAKGPVTLVIGGE from the coding sequence ATGACGCTTTTCCTCTTCGCCGCCGCGCTGTTGCTGGTGCTGGTCCTTTACGCCGTGCTGCGCCCGCTGCTGGGCCGCAGCCCGCGCGTGGCCGCCGCCGTGGCCGCCATCGTGGTCGCTGGCAGCACCGCGCTCTACCTGCAGTACGGCACGCCGGATGCGCTCGACCCGACGATGGTCCGCGCGCCGGAAACCCTGGCCGAAGCCCGCGCCCAGCTGGAACGCAAGTTGGCCAACAGCCCGGAGGACGCGGAAGGCTGGCGCCTGCTCGGTCGCGCCTACACGGCGGAAGAAAAACCGGCCGACGCCGCCCGCGCCTACGCCGAGGCCGCCAAGCGCGCCCCGCGCGACGCCGACATCCTCACCGAAGCCGCCGAAGCCCGCGCATTGGCCAACGCCGGTCATCACTTCGACGAAGCCGCCGTGGCCCAGCTGAAGCAGGCGCTCGCCGTGGACCCGAAGCACCAGCGCGCCCGCTGGTTCCTCGGCATCAGCCAGCGCCAGGCCGGCCAGCCGGCACAGGCGGCGGAAACCTGGGCGCCGCTGCTCGCGACCGTGGATCCCAAGACCGTCGAAGTCCTGCTCACCCAGGTCAACGAAGCCCGCGCCGAAGCCGGCCTCGCGCCGATCACCGCGCCCAAGCACGAAGCCGCCGCCGGTGCGTTGTCGGTGCGCGTGTCGCTGTCGCCGATGCTGCTGGAACGCCTGCAGGCCTCGCCGCAGGCGCGGGTCTTCGTCATCGCCCGCGCCGCCGGCGGGCCGCCGGTGCCGGTCGCGGTACAGAAGCACCCGGTCGATGCGCTGCCGCTCGACATCACCCTGTCCGATGCCGACAGCCTGATGCCCACCGCCAAGCTGTCCGCGCTGAAAGAGGCCGAAATCAGCGCCCGCCTGTCGCTCAGCGGCTCGGCCGACCGTGAGCCGGGCGATCTGGATTCCGCCACGGTCAAGGTCAGCCTGCCGGCCAAGGGCCCGGTCACGCTGGTGATCGGCGGCGAGTAA
- a CDS encoding cytochrome c-type biogenesis protein — translation MRRTLAVFLLCLWLPLAGLAQVKGDVAPPVFRDGFEEARFRQLTHELRCVMCQNQSLADSNAEIARDLRNEVLALMRQGKTDAEIRDFMVARYGEFVLYKPRLEGQTLLLWFAPLALVLIGGGLVFVLVRRGSRRAPVPVDDRQEW, via the coding sequence ATGCGCAGGACGCTCGCGGTTTTCCTGCTGTGCCTGTGGCTGCCGCTCGCCGGCCTGGCCCAGGTGAAGGGGGATGTCGCCCCGCCGGTGTTCCGCGACGGCTTCGAGGAAGCCCGCTTCCGCCAGCTCACCCACGAGCTGCGTTGCGTGATGTGCCAGAACCAGTCGCTCGCCGATTCCAACGCCGAGATCGCCCGCGACCTGCGCAACGAAGTCCTCGCGCTGATGCGCCAGGGCAAGACCGACGCCGAGATCCGCGACTTCATGGTCGCCCGCTACGGCGAGTTCGTCCTCTACAAGCCGCGCCTTGAAGGCCAGACGCTGCTGCTCTGGTTCGCGCCGCTGGCGCTGGTGCTGATCGGTGGCGGGCTGGTCTTCGTGCTGGTGCGTCGCGGTTCGCGCCGCGCGCCGGTGCCGGTCGATGACAGACAGGAGTGGTGA
- a CDS encoding DsbE family thiol:disulfide interchange protein — protein sequence MSAKRWLPLAIFIALAALLAAGVWMSRKPDRDALPSPLIGKAAPEFALPELFDPTRTVTLKELKGAPFVLNVWGSWCVACRDEHPALSAFAETKRVRVIGYNWKDEPEDAKRWLEQLGNPYFMVLQDIEGRTALDFGIYGAPETFLIDGNGMIVWKHVGVLTPELIRKELEPRLAQLEAKR from the coding sequence ATGAGCGCCAAACGCTGGCTCCCCCTCGCCATCTTCATCGCGCTGGCCGCACTGCTCGCCGCCGGCGTCTGGATGAGCCGCAAGCCCGACCGTGACGCCCTGCCCTCGCCCTTGATCGGCAAGGCCGCGCCGGAATTCGCGCTGCCGGAACTGTTCGATCCCACCCGCACGGTCACGCTGAAAGAGCTCAAGGGCGCGCCCTTCGTGCTCAACGTCTGGGGCAGCTGGTGCGTGGCCTGCCGCGACGAACACCCGGCGCTGAGCGCCTTCGCCGAAACCAAGCGCGTGCGCGTCATCGGCTACAACTGGAAGGACGAGCCGGAAGACGCCAAGCGCTGGCTGGAGCAGCTCGGCAACCCGTATTTCATGGTGCTGCAGGACATCGAAGGCCGCACCGCGCTCGACTTCGGCATCTACGGCGCGCCGGAAACCTTCCTGATCGACGGCAACGGGATGATCGTCTGGAAGCACGTCGGCGTGCTCACGCCCGAGCTCATCCGCAAGGAGCTGGAACCGCGGCTCGCCCAGCTCGAGGCGAAGCGCTGA